Proteins encoded within one genomic window of Solea senegalensis isolate Sse05_10M linkage group LG11, IFAPA_SoseM_1, whole genome shotgun sequence:
- the ppdpfb gene encoding pancreatic progenitor cell differentiation and proliferation factor B, whose protein sequence is MAAIPAGGSLVATTDYYRRRIGSTSSSSSCGSSEYSGEVIPHHPGLPKQDSGHWWSSFFFGKQPGMTPVTEEAQLKAGASGVVTNGQITCVAREMVVQRQVSETSDAGSPTSS, encoded by the exons ATGGCAGCTATTCCAGCAGGCGGTTCTCTTGTGGCAACCACTGACTACTACCGAA GGCGCATCGGCTCTAcatccagcagcagctcttgtgGCAGTTCGGAGTACAGTGGAGAGGTCATTCCTCACCACCCAG GTCTCCCCAAGCAGGATTCTGGCCATTGGTGGTCCAGTTTCTTCTTTGGGAAGCAGCCAGGGATGACCCCAGTGACTGAGGAGGCACAGCTGAA gGCAGGGGCTTCAGGTGTTGTGACCAATGGTCAGATCACCTGCGTTGCCAGGGAGATGGTGGTGCAACGCCAGGTGAGTGAGACCAGTGATGCAGGAAGCCCCACCTCTTCCTGA